In Gossypium hirsutum isolate 1008001.06 chromosome D06, Gossypium_hirsutum_v2.1, whole genome shotgun sequence, one genomic interval encodes:
- the LOC121218600 gene encoding F-box protein At3g07870 codes for MVKREKIAPSFQVPDDIEIDILSRLSVKSLLRFKCVKKSWRYFIEDPVFIAMHLDYYGKSSVGFLLYGSRPYKYIKQYLNCSSIDVSMSIKILFGESPGYMIGSINGLVCLSNNLYFFLKEDKRLSIYICNPSTREILELPECHHAYNDFVLSIGFGFCPKFNDYKVVVVKLLDSVVNVRDPNCCLFSLGVEVYSWNRNSWRSTKIVNPRSVLTTSFQGKGYFDRAFHWGGRNLKSSKRMIMSFQFDEEVFRELNLPNHPDFQEENYFLNALIIEYQNFFSLIIKQKVNMHVYDLWVMKEYGVSDSWIKQLTIEVPVLEDRLMFRPVMSFENNGELLVLSDWYGRIVWYNTKTKQIERSKEVLRGRSIRYKESLVSLSRKKVV; via the coding sequence ATGGTGAAAAGGGAGAAGATTGCACCAAGTTTTCAAGTTCCGGACGATATCGAAATAGATATCTTATCAAGACTGTCAGTGAAGAGTTTACTTCGATTCAAATGCGTTAAGAAATCATGGCGTTATTTCATTGAAGATCCTGTTTTCATCGCCATGCATCTCGATTATTACGGTAAAAGTAGTGTTGGTTTTCTGCTTTATGGATCTCGTCCTTATAAGTACATTAAGCAATATCTTAATTGCAGCAGCATCGATGTTTCGATGTCGATCAAAATTTTATTTGGGGAATCACCCGGATACATGATTGGTTCTATCAATGGATTAGTTTGTTTAagtaataatttatatttcttcTTGAAGGAAGATAAAAGGTTGAGTATTTATATCTGCAATCCTTCTACTAGAGAAATTTTGGAGCTTCCGGAATGTCATCAtgcttataatgattttgttcTTAGTATTGGCTTTGGGTTTTGTCCTAAATTTAATGATTATAAAGTGGTAGTAGTAAAGCTTCTGGACTCTGTAGTAAATGTTAGAGACCCCAATTGTTGTCTATTTTCATTAGGGGTTGAAGTTTATAGCTGGAATAGGAATTCATGGAGAAGTACAAAAATAGTAAATCCAAGGTCCGTTTTGACAACTTCATTCCAAGGTAAAGGGTATTTCGATAGAGCCTTTCACTGGGGAGGACGAAATCTAAAGTCATCTAAGAGGATGATCATGTCATTTCAATTTGATGAGGAGGTATTTCGAGAGCTTAATTTGCCAAATCATCCTGATTTTCAAGAGGAGAATTACTTTCTGAATGCACTGATTATAGAATATCAaaatttcttttccttgatcatcaaacaaaaagtaaatatgcatgtttatgattTATGGGTGATGAAGGAATATGGTGTATCAGATTCTTGGATTAAGCAGTTGACGATCGAAGTACCGGTCCTGGAAGATCGACTAATGTTTCGACCGGTGATGAGCTTTGAGAACAATGGTGAGCTTCTTGTCCTTAGTGATTGGTATGGGAGAATTGTTTGGTATAATACTAAAACCAAGCAAATTGAGAGGTCAAAGGAAGTATTAAGAGGACGATCCATTCGTTACAAGGAAAGCTTGGTTTCATTGTCTAGAAAAAAAGTAGTATGA
- the LOC121218599 gene encoding pentatricopeptide repeat-containing protein At5g66520 encodes MRKPNPQKLIKVFNNWTLAIKNASSPHQALVLYSQMHRQSVPFNSFSILFTLKSCTPLRNPSLVAHLHCHILKLGFVSHVYVATSLLNAYVVSCFDDACKLFDEIPERNIVTWNTMITGYSRSGDVNKAYAFFKAMTLRDVASWSAMIAAFMNNWKWNCGLSCFREMVANERLKPDEVTVGAVLSGCAHVGSLGLLAGRSVHAFIAKNGWNLTVEIGTVLVDMYAKCGLLKYACIVFNAMQQRNVMTWTALISGSAQHGYSDEAVSFFEAMQEAGVKPNEMTFTGILNACARKGLVKEGHKYFDMIEQYGLQTRIHHYGCMVDLYGKAGLLEEAYRVIGTMKVEPNVVIWSSFLSACKDHKQFQMADRVIKQVMETVKPESDGGVYSLISDLYVLNEKWDDAERVRKLMVNQYVRKTRGSSFIRS; translated from the coding sequence ATGCGCAAACCAAACCCacaaaaacttataaaagtttTCAACAATTGGACTTTAGCCATAAAAAATGCTTCTTCTCCTCACCAAGCCTTGGTTCTTTACTCTCAAATGCACCGCCAATCGGTTCCTTTTAATAGTTTCTCAATTCTCTTCACCCTCAAGTCATGTACTCCTTTGCGAAATCCGAGTCTCGTTGCCCACCTCCATTGTCATATCTTGAAGTTAGGGTTCGTTTCCCATGTCTATGTGGCTACTTCTTTGTTGAATGCGTACGTGGTTTCTTGTTTTGACGATGCATGCAAACTGTTCGATGAAATTCCTGAGAGAAACATTGTTACCTGGAACACCATGATAACTGGTTATTCACGGTCTGGGGATGTAAACAAAGCGTATGCCTTTTTTAAGGCAATGACTTTGAGGGATGTTGCTTCTTGGTCTGCCATGATTGCGGCTTTCATGAATAACTGGAAATGGAATTGTGGGTTATCTTGTTTTAGAGAAATGGTAGCAAATGAGAGGTTGAAACCTGATGAAGTGACTGTGGGAGCGGTTCTATCTGGCTGCGCTCACGTGGGTTCTCTTGGATTATTGGCGGGAAGATCGGTCCATGCGTTTATAGCTAAAAATGGGTGGAACTTGACTGTCGAAATCGGCACTGTTTTGGTAGATATGTATGCAAAATGCGGTTTATTGAAGTATGCTTGTATAGTTTTCAATGCAATGCAACAAAGAAATGTAATGACTTGGACGGCATTGATTAGTGGATCTGCACAACATGGCTACAGTGACGAGGCAGTGTCTTTCTTTGAAGCAATGCAAGAGGCGGGAGTGAAGCCTAATGAGATGACTTTTACAGGCATTCTCAATGCATGTGCTCGTAAAGGTTTAGTCAAGGAAGGCCACAAGTATTTCGATATGATCGAACAATATGGTTTGCAGACAAGGATTCACCATTATGGGTGCATGGTTGACTTGTATGGCAAGGCAGGGTTGCTAGAAGAAGCTTATCGGGTTATCGGTACAATGAAAGTTGAACCCAATGTTGTTATATGGAGTTCTTTTTTGTCTGCTTGTAAGGATCATAAGCAATTTCAGATGGCTGACAGAGTGATCAAGCAAGTGATGGAAACGGTAAAGCCAGAGAGTGATGGGGGGGTTTATTCTCTTATATCtgatttatatgttttgaatGAGAAATGGGATGATGCGGAAAGAGTAAGGAAACTAATGGTTAATCAATATGTGAGGAAGACTAGGGgctctagttttattagaagttGA